A part of Caldisericaceae bacterium genomic DNA contains:
- a CDS encoding proline--tRNA ligase, producing MRIKDYFIPTLREDPQDAEIESHKLMLKAGLIRKMAAGIYSFLPLGLLALKKVENIVREEINNAGAIELIFPAIMPKELWAETGRWDIYGDEMFKLQDRKGRFFCLAPTHEEAIVDLVRKEIKSYKNLPKTFYQIQTKYRDEIRPRFGLIRGREFLMKDAYSFDTSEEGLEESYKKMFNAYIRIFQRCDLEVIPIEADSGAIGGKVSHEFVVISDLGGESEFVKCPRCGYAANIEAAKSEVDEEIKKEEVKNLEKIYTGEAKTIEEVSKFLNITKDKLIKSLVYKIDNSKFILALVLGVDDLNEIKLKNFLNARFIELANDEDVFKLFKAHIGAIGPVDSPIEVIMDKRILLGNNYVSGANKDGYHFINVNVERDFKPTHITDLRVAKEGDLCPKCGTKLQKFNGIELGHTFKLGTKYSEKMNATFLDEEGKENYFIMGCYGIGIGRTLQAIIEKFHDEKGITWPNNIAPFKVEVIPLNLNDESIKNATENVYKLLLDNGIETLLDDREELSAGEKFNDADLIGIPIQLIVGKAYKKEGKFEIKIRKTNERIFLSTDEIIPKIKEFLSK from the coding sequence ATGAGAATAAAAGACTATTTTATTCCGACGCTTAGGGAAGACCCTCAAGATGCCGAAATCGAAAGCCATAAGTTAATGCTAAAAGCTGGATTAATTAGAAAAATGGCAGCTGGAATTTATTCTTTTTTACCGTTAGGACTATTAGCATTAAAAAAGGTAGAAAATATCGTAAGAGAAGAAATAAATAATGCAGGAGCTATTGAATTGATTTTTCCTGCTATAATGCCAAAGGAACTTTGGGCTGAAACAGGAAGATGGGATATTTACGGCGATGAGATGTTCAAACTACAAGATCGTAAAGGTAGATTTTTTTGCCTTGCTCCTACTCATGAAGAAGCAATTGTAGATCTTGTGCGTAAGGAAATAAAATCTTATAAGAATTTGCCAAAAACTTTTTATCAAATTCAAACTAAGTATAGAGATGAGATAAGACCAAGATTTGGTTTAATACGTGGAAGAGAATTTTTAATGAAAGATGCTTATTCATTCGATACCTCCGAAGAAGGCCTTGAAGAAAGTTATAAAAAGATGTTTAATGCATACATAAGAATCTTTCAAAGGTGCGATCTTGAAGTTATTCCCATTGAAGCAGATTCAGGGGCAATAGGTGGAAAAGTTTCGCATGAATTCGTTGTTATTTCAGACTTAGGTGGAGAAAGTGAGTTCGTAAAATGTCCAAGGTGTGGTTATGCAGCAAATATTGAAGCAGCAAAATCCGAAGTAGATGAAGAAATTAAGAAAGAAGAAGTAAAAAATTTAGAAAAAATTTACACTGGTGAAGCGAAAACTATAGAAGAAGTTTCTAAATTTTTGAATATTACTAAAGATAAACTCATAAAATCACTGGTTTATAAAATAGATAACAGTAAATTTATTCTTGCTTTAGTATTGGGTGTTGATGATTTAAACGAAATAAAATTGAAAAACTTTCTAAATGCAAGATTTATAGAATTAGCTAATGATGAAGATGTATTCAAATTATTTAAGGCTCATATAGGGGCAATTGGACCAGTGGATTCACCAATAGAAGTTATAATGGATAAAAGAATATTGCTTGGAAACAACTATGTGAGTGGAGCAAATAAAGATGGTTATCACTTTATCAATGTGAATGTGGAAAGAGATTTTAAACCAACTCATATAACCGATTTAAGAGTTGCAAAAGAAGGTGATCTATGCCCTAAATGTGGCACAAAGCTCCAAAAATTTAATGGTATTGAACTTGGACATACATTTAAGTTAGGAACAAAATATTCAGAAAAAATGAACGCAACTTTTTTAGATGAAGAAGGAAAAGAAAATTACTTTATTATGGGTTGTTATGGAATAGGTATCGGAAGAACTTTACAGGCAATCATCGAAAAATTCCACGACGAAAAAGGAATAACCTGGCCAAATAACATTGCTCCGTTTAAAGTTGAAGTAATTCCACTAAACTTAAATGATGAAAGTATCAAAAATGCAACAGAAAATGTATATAAATTACTTCTTGATAATGGAATTGAGACACTACTTGATGATAGAGAAGAGTTAAGTGCTGGTGAAAAATTTAATGATGCAGATTTAATAGGTATTCCAATTCAACTAATAGTTGGCAAAGCTTATAAAAAAGAAGGTAAATTTGAAATAAAAATTAGAAAAACAAATGAAAGAATTTTCTTATCGACAGATGAAATAATTCCTAAGATCAAAGAATTTTTAAGTAAATAA
- a CDS encoding bifunctional enoyl-CoA hydratase/phosphate acetyltransferase produces the protein METIKKLEDLVNAVRTLKEKKMVSVAYGQDLHTLQAVSLAIKEGILNATIFANKDEVRRVCESNNIDMSMFEVVDIKDEKEAVRQAVRLVRERKADFIMKGLCQTATYMRGLLDKQEGLLPEGRVLSHAAVIESPNYHKLLIASDVAVIPQPDLSMKEAMINYDVQIAKKMGIERPKVAVIAAVETVSPKMQATVDAAILSVMNKRGQIKDCIVDGPLAMDLAVSKEAAEIKKVSSEVAGDADILIMPNIEAGNAFFKALTKLGNAEIAAIVTGTIAPAVLTSRGDSEKSKLYSLALAALVSER, from the coding sequence ATGGAAACAATAAAAAAACTTGAAGATTTAGTTAATGCCGTAAGAACACTAAAAGAAAAGAAAATGGTATCAGTTGCTTATGGGCAAGACTTGCATACACTACAGGCTGTTTCCCTTGCTATTAAAGAGGGGATTTTGAATGCAACTATTTTTGCAAACAAGGATGAGGTCAGACGTGTTTGTGAGTCAAATAACATTGATATGTCAATGTTTGAAGTTGTTGACATAAAAGATGAAAAGGAAGCCGTAAGACAGGCAGTTAGACTTGTGAGGGAAAGAAAAGCAGACTTTATTATGAAGGGCCTATGTCAAACTGCTACCTACATGCGAGGGCTTCTTGACAAGCAAGAGGGGCTTTTACCTGAAGGTAGAGTGCTCTCACATGCAGCTGTAATTGAATCACCAAACTATCACAAACTTTTAATAGCTTCCGATGTTGCAGTTATCCCGCAGCCGGACCTTTCAATGAAAGAGGCAATGATAAATTACGATGTCCAAATTGCTAAAAAGATGGGTATAGAAAGACCTAAAGTTGCTGTAATTGCAGCAGTAGAGACTGTTTCTCCAAAGATGCAGGCAACAGTTGATGCGGCCATTCTTTCCGTCATGAATAAAAGAGGCCAAATAAAAGACTGCATCGTTGATGGCCCACTTGCAATGGATTTAGCTGTTTCTAAAGAAGCAGCAGAAATTAAGAAAGTTAGCTCAGAAGTTGCTGGAGATGCTGATATACTCATTATGCCTAACATTGAAGCAGGTAATGCATTCTTTAAAGCACTAACTAAACTTGGTAATGCAGAAATTGCAGCTATAGTAACTGGGACAATTGCTCCAGCAGTTCTTACATCAAGAGGTGATAGTGAAAAATCAAAGCTGTATTCATTAGCACTAGCAGCGTTAGTTTCTGAAAGATAA
- a CDS encoding 6-phosphofructokinase: MRIGVLTGGGDCPGLNPAIRGVVYNAYHHGDEVIGFEEGWKGLIENKTRTLSIKDVEEIFNIGGTILFTSRTNPFKEENGPSKVIETLNKNRIDALVAIGGDDTLSVALKLYKMGVKVVGVPKTMDNDLSQTDFTFGFFTSVEVSVDALNRLRDTAKSHKRIIVLEVMGREAGWVALYTGIAGGADWILIPEEKPDFDAMFAHLEKVFKEKGYALVVVSEGIEIPNERETEVDEFGHKLLQKRGVHEYIADLISKKLNVSTRSAVIGHIQRGGPPTVFDRILASRLGVHAIDMVHNNEFGKMAALSGNKIISVSLEDAVNRPKLVDEEWIRLKEIFGR; this comes from the coding sequence ATGAGAATTGGAGTTTTAACAGGTGGCGGCGATTGCCCCGGTTTAAATCCTGCAATAAGAGGAGTAGTTTACAATGCTTATCATCATGGAGATGAAGTTATAGGATTTGAGGAAGGTTGGAAAGGGCTCATAGAAAATAAAACAAGAACTCTTTCAATAAAAGATGTTGAAGAGATTTTTAACATTGGTGGAACTATTCTTTTTACATCAAGAACAAATCCTTTTAAAGAAGAAAATGGCCCTTCTAAAGTTATAGAAACTCTCAATAAAAATCGCATTGATGCACTTGTTGCTATCGGTGGTGATGATACTCTTTCAGTTGCTTTAAAACTCTACAAAATGGGAGTTAAAGTTGTGGGTGTGCCAAAAACAATGGACAACGATCTTTCACAAACCGATTTCACTTTTGGTTTCTTTACTTCAGTGGAAGTTTCAGTTGATGCTTTAAATAGATTGAGAGATACTGCAAAATCCCATAAGAGAATAATAGTTTTAGAAGTTATGGGAAGAGAGGCAGGTTGGGTTGCGCTTTATACTGGTATTGCAGGTGGTGCAGATTGGATCCTTATTCCGGAAGAAAAACCTGATTTTGATGCTATGTTTGCTCATTTGGAAAAAGTCTTCAAAGAAAAAGGATACGCACTTGTAGTGGTTTCAGAAGGAATTGAAATTCCCAACGAGAGAGAGACTGAGGTTGACGAATTTGGTCATAAACTTTTACAAAAAAGGGGAGTTCACGAATACATTGCAGATTTAATTTCAAAGAAGCTCAATGTTTCTACAAGAAGTGCAGTTATAGGTCATATACAGAGAGGTGGTCCACCAACTGTTTTTGATAGGATACTTGCATCGAGACTCGGAGTTCACGCTATTGACATGGTTCATAATAACGAATTCGGAAAAATGGCGGCACTTTCTGGTAATAAGATTATTTCGGTTTCTTTGGAAGATGCTGTGAATAGACCCAAACTTGTTGACGAAGAGTGGATAAGACTCAAAGAAATTTTTGGTAGATGA
- the buk gene encoding butyrate kinase, with protein sequence MKILVINPGSTSTKIAVFNNREAVFEETIRHEKEEISKFKSVLDQLDFRKETILKSLNEKGISLEEIDAVVGRGGIIKPIDAGTYIVNEALIKDLINYSKEQEHPSTLGGLIAYEIAIKIGKPAYIADPVCVDEFDDLARISGIKEIKRKSLLHALNIRASLYRYAEENGTKISSLNAVVAHLGGGISIAAVKNGRIVDVNNANEGGPFSPERAGSLPSIEVVNLAYSGASSRSDLLKLFTKEGGVYSYLGTNNIKEVVTQAKKDPSVKEVLEAMCYQIAKEIGAMATVLKGEVEVIIITGSVAYNEEVVNEIEKRVSFIAKVVSYPGEFELEALAFAALRVLNGEEVAKVYA encoded by the coding sequence ATGAAAATCTTAGTAATTAACCCTGGTTCAACTTCTACGAAAATTGCTGTGTTTAACAACCGTGAGGCAGTTTTCGAAGAAACAATCAGGCATGAGAAAGAAGAAATAAGTAAATTTAAGTCGGTTTTAGATCAGCTCGATTTTCGAAAAGAGACTATTTTAAAATCTCTAAACGAAAAAGGTATTTCTTTAGAAGAAATTGATGCAGTCGTTGGAAGGGGAGGAATCATCAAACCAATTGATGCTGGAACCTATATTGTTAATGAAGCTTTAATAAAGGATCTAATAAATTATTCTAAAGAACAAGAGCATCCCTCAACACTTGGGGGTTTAATTGCCTATGAAATTGCCATTAAGATTGGCAAACCTGCGTATATCGCTGATCCTGTATGCGTTGACGAGTTTGACGACCTTGCAAGAATTTCAGGTATAAAAGAGATAAAAAGAAAATCACTTTTGCATGCTTTAAACATTAGAGCATCCTTATATCGCTATGCAGAAGAAAACGGAACGAAAATCTCATCGCTAAATGCAGTTGTAGCACATCTTGGGGGAGGTATATCTATTGCTGCAGTTAAGAACGGCAGAATAGTGGACGTGAATAATGCAAACGAAGGTGGACCTTTTTCTCCAGAGCGTGCAGGTAGTTTACCTTCAATTGAAGTCGTTAATTTAGCTTATTCTGGTGCATCTTCAAGGAGTGATTTGTTGAAGTTATTTACAAAAGAAGGCGGTGTTTACTCTTACCTTGGCACAAATAATATTAAAGAGGTTGTAACACAAGCAAAAAAAGACCCCTCTGTAAAAGAAGTTCTTGAAGCAATGTGCTACCAAATTGCTAAAGAAATTGGAGCAATGGCGACCGTTTTAAAAGGAGAAGTTGAAGTAATAATAATTACTGGAAGTGTTGCCTATAATGAAGAAGTCGTAAATGAGATTGAAAAAAGAGTGAGTTTTATTGCTAAAGTCGTTTCTTATCCTGGAGAATTTGAATTAGAGGCTCTTGCTTTTGCTGCTTTAAGAGTTTTAAACGGTGAAGAAGTTGCTAAAGTTTACGCTTAA
- the recN gene encoding DNA repair protein RecN, with protein MILGLILHHFAIARKVEVSFNSNLVIITGETGAGKSVIINGISVVCGGDTTTDMIRIGEETATVEASFLISDNEKAKSLLKSFSLYDDEDVLVISRTISKVKGKTIINGHLVSQKQLSQIGKTLVDLHGQHDIQSLLDKSSHLFYLDKFGFSRTSNLKERVINNISRYKELKNYLKELEEMDNKARAETDFINYEIAELEKAKLREGEEEELEEEYKLLTNVKEIIEKISTILQTFTEGDGSLLKQLSFSLNILSQFESFVKEFKEIKGRIESDYVDLKECVRDLENVLSNVRLDPERLSFVEARLDEINRLKLKYKRNVSGLITYLEELKEKVKNFNDLSTKIEETRKKILDLEEQLKKDLIELSKIRREVAKTFKEKVEDELKDLAMESALFKVSLQVVEDPDGIDIEGRKLKLFSDGIDTCEFLISTNPPHDLKPISSIASGGELSRVMLAIKSVIADIDDIPVLAFDEVDAGIGGKTGEKVAEKLFNISKFRQVIVITHLPQIASLPGEHFTVEKIVEGNDTILKMKKLNEYERIDEIARMISGSNITETTIQQAKELLGRWHNENLSN; from the coding sequence ATGATTCTTGGTTTGATCTTACACCACTTCGCTATTGCAAGAAAAGTTGAGGTCTCTTTTAATTCAAACCTTGTAATTATAACTGGGGAAACTGGCGCTGGTAAAAGTGTTATTATTAATGGAATTTCTGTTGTATGCGGTGGCGACACGACAACCGATATGATAAGAATAGGTGAAGAAACTGCTACAGTAGAGGCAAGCTTCCTTATATCTGACAATGAAAAAGCAAAATCACTTCTTAAAAGTTTTTCACTTTATGATGATGAGGACGTCCTTGTAATTTCACGGACAATTTCTAAAGTTAAAGGGAAAACAATTATCAACGGACATTTGGTTTCACAAAAACAACTTTCTCAAATAGGAAAAACTCTTGTTGATTTACATGGACAACACGATATCCAAAGTCTTTTAGATAAATCCTCACACCTTTTTTATCTTGATAAGTTTGGTTTTTCAAGAACTTCAAACCTAAAGGAGCGCGTTATAAACAATATTTCAAGGTATAAGGAACTCAAAAATTATCTAAAGGAACTTGAAGAAATGGATAATAAGGCCCGTGCAGAAACGGATTTTATAAATTATGAAATTGCCGAACTTGAAAAGGCGAAACTAAGAGAAGGTGAAGAAGAGGAACTTGAAGAAGAATATAAACTTCTTACCAATGTGAAAGAAATCATTGAAAAGATATCTACTATTTTACAAACTTTTACAGAAGGTGATGGCTCTCTTTTGAAACAGTTATCTTTTTCTTTAAATATCCTTTCGCAGTTTGAAAGTTTTGTAAAAGAATTCAAAGAGATTAAAGGAAGGATTGAGTCGGACTATGTAGATTTAAAAGAATGTGTTAGAGATTTGGAAAATGTACTTTCAAATGTAAGGTTGGACCCTGAAAGATTATCGTTTGTTGAGGCAAGACTTGATGAAATAAATAGATTAAAACTGAAATACAAACGTAATGTAAGTGGTTTAATAACTTACCTTGAAGAATTAAAAGAAAAGGTTAAAAATTTTAACGATCTTTCTACTAAAATAGAAGAAACAAGAAAAAAGATCTTGGATTTAGAAGAACAACTGAAAAAAGACTTGATAGAACTCTCTAAAATAAGAAGAGAGGTAGCTAAAACGTTTAAGGAAAAAGTTGAGGATGAACTCAAAGATTTAGCAATGGAGAGTGCTTTGTTTAAAGTATCTTTACAGGTTGTTGAAGATCCAGACGGCATTGACATCGAAGGAAGGAAATTAAAATTATTTTCAGACGGAATCGATACATGTGAATTTTTGATAAGCACCAACCCTCCACATGATTTAAAGCCAATTTCTTCGATTGCTTCTGGTGGTGAACTTTCAAGGGTTATGCTTGCAATAAAAAGTGTTATAGCTGATATTGATGATATACCTGTGCTTGCTTTTGATGAGGTTGACGCAGGAATTGGTGGAAAAACAGGAGAAAAAGTAGCTGAAAAATTGTTCAATATTTCAAAATTTAGACAAGTAATAGTAATTACACATCTGCCTCAAATTGCTTCTTTACCTGGAGAACATTTTACTGTTGAAAAAATAGTCGAAGGGAACGATACGATTTTAAAAATGAAAAAACTCAATGAATATGAAAGGATTGATGAAATCGCAAGAATGATTTCTGGTAGTAATATTACAGAAACAACAATTCAGCAAGCAAAAGAATTATTAGGGAGGTGGCATAATGAAAATCTTAGTAATTAA
- a CDS encoding S1 RNA-binding domain-containing protein, with protein sequence MEERDIYEKVNPDDVNDIIEKVSVEKLPQRREVDISSEKVENKTVEEQAKEVIKEEKITDKSANNSNQKAISNNNFLPKEYKAGDIITVTVVKIDPKGVYVSAQTKEDVFIPLKGLSNKQIISPEEVVKIGDKIEVMVLRDGPNLVLSKKLADISKKYNELIEKMKKGERVKANVVRVIKGGLLLDIDGISAFLPQSQVGLTKGETLDSYVGKEFEVELIEIEPKVKRVIVSRLNILKEEKEKLRKLALVNIKKDAIYEGFVRSIQDFGVFVDLGNGIDGLIRVNELNWGRRKDPHEILKIGQKVKVKVLSVNLDAQSISLSLRQTKPHPWDTVEEKYPIESVVEGTVIRIHPFGVVVELEEGITGLIHISQLDSKRIDKIENFVKIGDKIKAKVLSIDKENRKMKLSRRALLEDEK encoded by the coding sequence ATGGAAGAAAGAGATATTTATGAAAAAGTTAATCCAGATGATGTAAATGACATTATTGAAAAAGTTTCTGTTGAAAAACTTCCCCAAAGAAGAGAGGTAGATATAAGTAGTGAAAAGGTGGAAAATAAAACTGTAGAAGAACAAGCGAAAGAAGTAATTAAGGAAGAAAAAATAACTGATAAGAGTGCAAACAATTCAAATCAAAAGGCTATATCAAATAACAATTTTCTTCCTAAAGAGTATAAAGCTGGTGATATTATAACAGTAACCGTTGTAAAAATCGACCCTAAAGGTGTTTATGTAAGCGCTCAAACAAAGGAAGACGTCTTTATTCCATTGAAAGGATTAAGCAATAAGCAAATTATTTCTCCAGAAGAGGTTGTAAAAATCGGAGATAAAATTGAAGTGATGGTCTTAAGAGATGGTCCAAATTTGGTTCTTTCAAAAAAGCTTGCTGATATTTCAAAAAAGTATAACGAATTGATAGAAAAAATGAAAAAGGGCGAAAGAGTAAAAGCAAATGTTGTTAGAGTGATAAAAGGTGGTTTGCTTTTGGATATTGATGGGATTTCTGCGTTTCTTCCACAATCTCAAGTGGGTCTTACAAAAGGCGAGACTCTTGATTCATATGTTGGAAAAGAGTTTGAAGTTGAGTTAATAGAAATAGAGCCAAAAGTTAAAAGGGTAATTGTTTCAAGATTAAATATTTTAAAGGAAGAAAAGGAAAAACTTAGAAAACTTGCCTTGGTCAATATTAAAAAAGATGCTATTTACGAGGGATTTGTTAGGTCAATCCAAGATTTTGGTGTCTTTGTCGATCTTGGTAATGGAATTGATGGATTGATACGTGTAAATGAGTTAAATTGGGGTAGAAGAAAAGATCCACACGAAATTTTAAAAATCGGGCAAAAGGTAAAAGTTAAAGTGTTGTCTGTAAACCTTGATGCACAAAGTATTTCTCTTAGCCTAAGGCAAACGAAGCCTCATCCATGGGATACTGTTGAAGAGAAATATCCAATCGAGAGTGTTGTAGAAGGCACTGTAATAAGAATTCACCCCTTTGGAGTAGTGGTGGAACTTGAAGAAGGTATTACAGGGCTTATCCATATCTCCCAGTTAGACTCAAAGAGGATAGATAAAATAGAGAATTTTGTAAAGATAGGAGATAAAATAAAGGCAAAAGTTCTTTCAATTGATAAAGAAAATAGAAAAATGAAATTGAGTAGAAGAGCTTTGCTTGAAGATGAAAAATAA
- a CDS encoding nicotinamide-nucleotide amidohydrolase family protein — MSNSINIVEFLIEKNLSIAVSESVTGGLLSKTITDFRGSSKIFLGGIVSYSVFAKTHILKVSQELIEKFGTVHSEIAKNMAINTLLLFNSDIAISTTGIAGPDSIEGKPVGLAYVGFAFKNGKNYVLEVNFKGNRDIIRNRIVNFALNQLYKLLVGGY, encoded by the coding sequence GTGAGTAATAGTATAAATATTGTAGAGTTTTTGATAGAAAAGAATTTGTCGATCGCTGTAAGTGAATCAGTTACAGGTGGTTTGCTTTCGAAAACCATTACCGATTTTAGAGGAAGTTCAAAGATATTTTTAGGTGGCATAGTTTCATATTCTGTTTTTGCTAAAACTCATATACTTAAAGTATCCCAAGAACTGATCGAAAAATTTGGAACTGTGCATTCAGAGATTGCAAAAAATATGGCGATCAACACACTACTTTTGTTTAATAGTGATATTGCTATCTCAACTACAGGTATAGCAGGTCCTGATTCTATAGAAGGAAAACCAGTTGGACTTGCATACGTTGGTTTTGCCTTTAAAAATGGTAAAAACTACGTACTTGAAGTTAATTTTAAAGGAAATCGTGATATAATAAGAAACAGAATTGTTAATTTTGCTCTAAACCAATTATATAAACTATTAGTAGGAGGTTATTGA
- a CDS encoding NAD(+)/NADH kinase encodes MGEIIVRKVGVFYKDDPSLINIAKKVKEYLKKRNVEVIDKIELKSKYFGEEIIILSLGGDGTFLSASRTALENNVPILGVNLGNLGFLTDVEGMDVFFAIDKLLNGESFIEERSILLAESNNFLQKYFYAVNDFVIQREINDKILQIEICVDGIKAGTFRCDGVIIATSTGSTAYALSVNGPIIHPHASVFEFALIAPHKLSYRPLILSKENTLTLKIISSGNFHFLSDGVEVTKLKKLDRITFKLSDKKLKVLHIKGINFFKILNKKFNWGK; translated from the coding sequence ATGGGAGAGATTATCGTAAGAAAAGTTGGGGTATTTTATAAAGACGATCCTTCTTTAATTAACATTGCAAAAAAAGTTAAAGAGTATCTTAAAAAGAGAAATGTTGAAGTAATCGATAAGATAGAACTGAAAAGTAAGTACTTTGGTGAGGAAATTATTATATTAAGTCTCGGTGGCGATGGAACCTTTCTAAGTGCTTCAAGAACTGCCTTAGAAAATAACGTTCCAATTTTAGGGGTAAACCTTGGTAATCTTGGTTTCCTTACAGATGTTGAAGGAATGGACGTTTTTTTTGCAATCGATAAACTGTTGAATGGTGAATCCTTCATTGAGGAGCGGTCGATTTTATTAGCAGAATCTAATAATTTCTTACAGAAATATTTTTATGCAGTTAATGATTTTGTAATACAAAGAGAGATTAATGATAAAATACTACAGATAGAAATTTGCGTCGATGGTATTAAAGCAGGAACTTTTAGATGTGACGGTGTTATTATTGCAACTTCAACAGGTTCTACGGCTTATGCTCTTTCAGTCAATGGTCCAATCATTCATCCTCACGCTTCGGTATTTGAATTTGCTCTTATTGCTCCGCATAAACTTTCTTACAGGCCTTTAATCTTATCTAAGGAAAACACTCTTACGCTCAAAATCATATCTTCTGGCAATTTCCATTTCCTAAGTGATGGAGTTGAGGTCACTAAATTGAAAAAATTGGACCGTATAACCTTTAAACTTAGTGATAAAAAATTGAAGGTTTTGCATATCAAAGGAATAAACTTTTTTAAGATTTTAAACAAAAAGTTTAACTGGGGGAAATAA
- a CDS encoding acyl carrier protein — translation MEENEIREKVKKVIVEKLGVEEEKIKDESRYVEDLGADSLALVDVAMALEDEFGMKIPDEDIEKITTFGATVEYIKENLK, via the coding sequence ATGGAAGAGAATGAAATAAGAGAAAAAGTTAAAAAAGTAATAGTTGAAAAACTAGGTGTTGAAGAAGAAAAAATTAAAGATGAATCACGTTATGTTGAAGATTTAGGTGCAGATTCATTAGCACTGGTTGATGTTGCTATGGCATTGGAAGACGAGTTTGGAATGAAAATTCCTGACGAAGATATTGAAAAAATCACTACTTTTGGTGCAACGGTAGAGTATATTAAGGAAAATCTTAAATAA
- a CDS encoding beta-hydroxyacyl-ACP dehydratase, which yields MKNKFKITKEKILSLLPHREPFLFVDEIEEIIPGEKAIGIKKFKNDEIFFPTINSNNLTIPEAYIIEATAQVSAFILLTVNKYSNSLGLLASVQDFKFFKKVNFNETLRIIANLIGLKLGIAKSLVEVFVNNKLVATGTIAVKIIEGG from the coding sequence ATGAAAAATAAATTTAAGATTACTAAAGAAAAGATCTTGAGCTTACTTCCTCATAGAGAGCCTTTTCTCTTTGTTGATGAAATTGAAGAAATTATCCCTGGGGAAAAGGCTATTGGTATTAAAAAATTTAAAAACGATGAGATATTTTTTCCCACAATCAATTCTAATAACTTAACTATTCCTGAAGCTTATATTATTGAAGCAACAGCTCAAGTTTCTGCGTTTATTCTGTTGACAGTTAATAAGTATAGTAATTCTCTTGGCTTACTTGCTTCTGTTCAAGATTTTAAATTTTTTAAAAAAGTTAATTTTAACGAAACTCTTAGAATCATTGCGAATTTGATTGGTTTAAAGTTAGGTATTGCAAAAAGTTTAGTTGAAGTATTTGTTAATAATAAATTAGTTGCAACAGGGACTATAGCAGTAAAAATAATTGAAGGAGGTTAA
- the pfkA gene encoding 6-phosphofructokinase, whose amino-acid sequence MKRIGVLTSGGDAPGMNAAIRSVVRAGFINGLAVFGVLEGYRGLVEKNFIEFSPRDVSGILEEGGTILLSSRIEEFKEETYQEKAIQNMRDLGIDALIVIGGNGSQSGALSLYKKDFPIVGIASTIDNDLYGTDYTIGFDTAVNTAVEAIDKIRDVATSHNRTFIVEVMGRNRGFIAVEAALASGADMALIPEIKFDIEKIIENIKVGLQKKKKHHMIVTAEGAIKGDKLKDIIKEKLPDLDVGVSVLGYIQRGGSPTRFDRILATLFGVEAVNMALNNKFGYVVGIKDNHLIHIPLEDAVTKTKEINYNLYKIIEEVSV is encoded by the coding sequence ATGAAAAGAATTGGTGTTTTAACATCAGGAGGAGACGCTCCTGGTATGAATGCAGCGATAAGGAGCGTCGTGAGAGCTGGCTTCATAAATGGGCTTGCTGTTTTTGGGGTTTTGGAAGGCTACAGGGGTTTAGTTGAAAAAAATTTTATAGAATTCTCTCCTAGAGATGTTAGTGGAATTTTAGAGGAGGGTGGAACTATACTTCTTTCCTCAAGAATAGAAGAATTTAAGGAAGAAACATATCAGGAGAAAGCTATACAAAATATGAGAGATTTAGGTATTGATGCCCTAATAGTAATCGGTGGTAACGGATCTCAAAGTGGAGCGCTGTCTCTTTACAAAAAAGACTTTCCAATTGTTGGTATAGCATCAACAATTGACAATGATTTATACGGAACAGATTACACAATTGGTTTTGATACTGCAGTAAATACGGCCGTTGAAGCAATTGATAAAATACGAGACGTTGCTACTTCACACAATAGAACATTTATAGTCGAAGTCATGGGAAGAAATAGAGGCTTTATTGCAGTAGAAGCAGCTCTTGCAAGTGGTGCTGATATGGCTTTAATACCAGAAATTAAATTTGATATTGAAAAGATTATTGAAAACATAAAGGTAGGTTTACAAAAAAAGAAAAAACACCATATGATTGTAACTGCAGAAGGTGCTATCAAAGGAGATAAACTTAAAGATATAATAAAGGAAAAACTTCCTGATCTTGATGTTGGAGTTTCTGTGCTTGGTTACATACAACGAGGGGGGTCACCTACAAGATTTGATAGAATTTTAGCCACTCTTTTTGGAGTAGAGGCAGTTAATATGGCTTTGAATAATAAATTTGGTTATGTTGTGGGAATAAAAGATAATCATTTGATACACATCCCTCTGGAAGATGCTGTTACGAAGACTAAAGAAATAAATTACAATCTCTATAAAATAATTGAGGAAGTTTCGGTGTAA